The Methanoregula boonei 6A8 genome has a window encoding:
- a CDS encoding pyridoxamine 5'-phosphate oxidase family protein → MAKLTAEIKESLAATKTAYFATAAKDGTPNAVPIGAYKLLDDETILVSDQYFNKTLANIKENPRVALTFWGEKGGYQIKGTVTIHTSGTIFTEDVAWVKSLKATLEPKSAIVMKITGVYTIKPGPDAGKKIL, encoded by the coding sequence ATGGCAAAACTCACCGCAGAAATCAAAGAATCGCTTGCAGCTACAAAAACCGCTTACTTTGCCACAGCTGCAAAAGACGGCACCCCCAATGCCGTCCCGATCGGGGCATACAAGCTCCTGGACGATGAGACGATCCTGGTCTCTGACCAGTACTTCAACAAGACACTTGCCAACATAAAGGAGAACCCGAGGGTCGCCCTCACGTTCTGGGGCGAGAAAGGAGGCTACCAGATCAAGGGCACCGTTACTATCCACACCAGCGGAACGATCTTCACCGAGGATGTTGCATGGGTCAAGTCGCTTAAGGCCACGCTTGAGCCCAAGTCGGCAATAGTCATGAAAATTACCGGCGTGTACACCATCAAGCCCGGCCCGGATGCAGGAAAAAAGATCCTGTAA
- a CDS encoding FIST signal transduction protein, which produces MHTFMFTADSPDELSHGIREQQSRFTPTLAIVFSSPSLDMGACVRALEGSGCDVFGASTAGEILTGAGASKVFEQSATCCLLDPDPSIFAVRLFPRNDVPPFELGEQAGRWAAGCFAQPAILLAVSGLTNNAEAIIRGMEKHLPTGTVIAGGVAADDTAFLETTVFTATSLTSDGIVVLAFDTARVSLSSFTTSGWTGIGVEMTVMSSAGNIVRQIDGKNPLDLVADYLNISKEVVVSTALNFPMLVQRPDGSEVLRTALSADYTTGALIYAGSVPEGSKIRFSSSFGTETIEKTIREMIAYYEKNPEADLVILFDCCARHQAAGAYVNDEISAIADLWKVPVIGFFTYGEIGHSPSGKCDLFNETLSLALLKFR; this is translated from the coding sequence ATGCATACCTTCATGTTCACGGCGGACTCTCCGGATGAGCTCTCGCATGGGATCCGTGAGCAGCAATCACGTTTTACCCCGACTCTTGCGATTGTTTTCTCTTCTCCGTCGCTCGATATGGGGGCCTGTGTCCGGGCCCTTGAAGGATCAGGATGTGATGTTTTTGGTGCATCAACTGCAGGGGAGATCCTGACCGGTGCCGGGGCTTCAAAGGTCTTTGAGCAGTCCGCCACCTGCTGCCTGCTCGATCCGGACCCGTCGATCTTTGCGGTCCGTCTCTTTCCTCGCAACGACGTCCCCCCATTTGAACTGGGGGAGCAGGCAGGCCGCTGGGCAGCCGGCTGTTTTGCACAGCCGGCTATTCTTTTGGCGGTTTCGGGGCTTACCAATAACGCCGAGGCGATTATCCGTGGGATGGAAAAACATCTCCCGACAGGCACGGTGATTGCCGGGGGCGTTGCCGCTGATGACACGGCGTTTCTTGAAACTACGGTCTTTACGGCAACCTCCCTAACAAGCGATGGTATTGTAGTGCTGGCATTTGACACCGCCCGAGTCTCCCTTTCCAGTTTTACCACGAGCGGGTGGACCGGTATTGGTGTGGAAATGACAGTTATGTCTTCCGCCGGCAACATTGTCCGGCAAATCGACGGAAAAAACCCGCTCGATCTCGTTGCAGATTACCTCAATATCAGTAAAGAGGTTGTGGTCAGCACGGCGCTGAATTTTCCGATGCTGGTACAACGGCCCGATGGAAGCGAAGTGCTCAGGACTGCACTTTCCGCAGATTACACAACCGGTGCCCTGATCTATGCCGGGAGTGTCCCTGAAGGATCAAAGATCCGGTTTTCGAGCTCCTTTGGTACTGAGACCATTGAAAAAACTATCCGTGAAATGATCGCGTACTATGAAAAGAATCCCGAGGCTGATCTGGTCATCCTCTTTGACTGCTGTGCCCGCCACCAGGCCGCCGGTGCCTACGTAAACGACGAGATCTCCGCCATCGCCGATCTCTGGAAGGTACCGGTCATCGGTTTTTTCACGTATGGCGAGATCGGGCATTCACCTTCAGGGAAATGCGATCTTTTTAACGAGACGCTCTCCCTTGCCCTGCTCAAATTCAGATGA
- a CDS encoding PAS domain S-box protein, producing the protein MKPTDELRELIGPVLAHVETRDAERIEKILRRIEKHAELQERKLQRAILDRQAVHSLMNRTAGDLAKRYQTLFEQDSNPKVIIEKDGTISLANNSFCLLIHEMRGDVESKKNICDYLDGMICDPLSDDAAPRDDLSPPDLSSGQIHTAGGEFIDVLINKGSFPGSTQSIVTLINVSERMRLERELLETSGFLSGILQASPVGFHMTDTKGNYVYVNETWSAITGFAPDQVQGKYYSLILHPDDCDRIADEIEEIAKRRVSREIETRIIRPDGTVRWIFNHSVPVIDDGGQLTGWVGAVSDITERKKIETALKESEEKYRALTENTGDVLYSVDMDGNITYVSPQVSRYGYTQEEVISMPLSAFIHPLDISRVRKSLASQAQDRVHTISTFRIFSRNGNIHWLEGKSTLQTDASGKPLSFLGILRDVTDRKHAEDAIALANRKLNLMNNVTRHDILNTITGVYGFIDMANATSCEEERVQLLHDVKDLVGIIQRQINFTKQYQEVGIQEPQWQRVAAVIERVIPNFSRSGLEFAVELDRLEIYADPLLEKVFYNLIDNAIRYGDTLTTISARFDLSPAGLSLIIEDNGVGISSEEKEQIFERGIGKNTGLGLFMTREILGITGITITENGEPGKGAMFVLSVPRGAYRLADKD; encoded by the coding sequence ATGAAGCCGACTGACGAACTCAGGGAACTCATTGGCCCGGTATTGGCGCATGTTGAAACTCGCGATGCAGAGCGTATAGAAAAGATCCTCCGCCGCATAGAAAAGCACGCCGAGCTCCAGGAGAGAAAGCTTCAGCGGGCTATCCTTGACCGTCAGGCTGTCCATTCCTTAATGAACCGGACCGCAGGTGATCTTGCAAAGCGGTACCAGACCCTCTTTGAACAGGATAGCAATCCGAAAGTGATTATAGAAAAAGACGGGACAATATCGCTTGCAAACAATAGTTTCTGCCTCCTCATCCATGAAATGCGAGGAGATGTTGAGAGTAAAAAGAACATCTGCGATTACCTCGACGGAATGATCTGCGATCCCCTGAGTGATGACGCCGCTCCCCGGGACGATCTCTCGCCCCCGGACCTCTCCTCCGGCCAGATCCACACTGCCGGTGGTGAATTTATCGATGTTCTCATAAACAAGGGCAGTTTCCCCGGGAGCACCCAGAGTATTGTTACCCTTATAAACGTCAGCGAACGAATGCGGCTGGAGCGGGAGCTCCTGGAAACTTCCGGGTTCCTCTCTGGGATCCTTCAGGCATCCCCGGTTGGGTTCCACATGACGGACACTAAGGGAAATTACGTGTACGTGAACGAGACCTGGTCAGCCATTACCGGGTTTGCCCCGGACCAGGTGCAGGGAAAGTATTATTCCCTTATCCTTCACCCTGATGACTGCGACCGCATCGCCGATGAGATCGAGGAAATTGCCAAAAGAAGAGTATCCCGCGAGATCGAGACCAGGATTATCAGGCCCGATGGCACCGTCCGCTGGATTTTCAATCATTCCGTACCTGTTATCGATGATGGGGGGCAGCTGACCGGCTGGGTGGGAGCGGTCAGTGATATCACGGAGCGAAAAAAGATTGAAACAGCCTTAAAAGAGAGCGAGGAAAAATACCGGGCCCTCACGGAAAACACAGGGGACGTCCTCTATTCCGTGGATATGGACGGGAATATTACCTATGTTTCCCCGCAGGTCAGCAGGTACGGGTACACGCAGGAAGAGGTGATCAGCATGCCGCTTTCCGCATTCATCCATCCGCTGGACATTTCCCGTGTGAGAAAGTCTCTTGCCTCTCAAGCACAGGACCGGGTCCACACCATTTCCACGTTCCGGATCTTTTCCCGTAACGGAAATATCCACTGGCTGGAAGGCAAAAGTACCCTGCAGACCGATGCATCAGGAAAACCCCTGAGTTTTTTGGGGATTCTCCGGGATGTGACGGATCGGAAACACGCAGAAGATGCGATCGCGCTTGCAAACCGCAAGCTCAACCTGATGAACAATGTCACCCGGCACGATATCCTCAACACGATCACCGGTGTGTACGGTTTTATCGATATGGCAAACGCCACCTCATGTGAGGAGGAGCGGGTACAGCTGCTCCACGATGTCAAGGATCTCGTAGGCATTATCCAGCGCCAAATCAACTTCACCAAGCAGTACCAGGAAGTCGGGATCCAAGAGCCCCAGTGGCAGCGGGTGGCAGCGGTTATCGAGCGTGTGATCCCGAATTTTTCCCGGTCCGGGCTTGAGTTTGCCGTCGAACTGGACCGGCTTGAGATCTATGCAGACCCCCTGCTTGAAAAAGTGTTTTACAATCTGATCGACAATGCCATTCGGTACGGGGACACGCTCACCACCATTTCCGCCCGTTTCGATCTTTCCCCCGCCGGCCTTTCCCTTATTATCGAAGACAATGGCGTGGGCATTTCCTCTGAGGAGAAGGAGCAGATCTTTGAGCGGGGGATCGGGAAAAATACCGGCCTTGGCCTTTTTATGACCCGTGAGATTCTCGGTATTACAGGCATCACAATTACCGAGAACGGTGAACCCGGCAAAGGAGCAATGTTTGTGCTTTCTGTGCCCCGGGGAGCATACCGCCTTGCGGATAAAGATTGA
- a CDS encoding class I SAM-dependent methyltransferase yields the protein MPQKTNLNYWIDYWNRTNPASDLMDEESLVSFWDKRSEDFADKIATAGGRKRSRENIALLEASGFCAEGARVLDIGCGAGSLSLPLARAGAEVTSFDISPGMLAQVQRVADREGLSVTTIAGSWWTANIDRLGFREKFDLVISSMTPAIKDAETLERMITCSRASCFYIGSFPGGRDAILSDLLSRIGKIPSPRRPPMGFLFPFMYLYLKGYRPEVTFSRRRWNETLDTKKAAAHAIDIISHDQTVTPAMNRAIQRYYKETAVDGKCIFKNEMFLGMMVWKVRP from the coding sequence GTGCCGCAAAAAACCAACCTGAACTACTGGATTGATTACTGGAACCGGACCAATCCCGCATCCGATCTCATGGACGAAGAGAGCCTTGTCTCCTTCTGGGACAAGCGCTCCGAGGATTTCGCAGACAAGATCGCAACAGCCGGGGGCCGGAAGCGTTCACGGGAGAACATTGCGCTGCTTGAGGCCTCCGGGTTTTGCGCAGAGGGCGCACGGGTTCTCGATATCGGTTGCGGGGCCGGGTCTCTTTCCCTGCCCCTTGCCCGTGCGGGAGCAGAGGTCACCTCGTTTGACATATCCCCGGGCATGCTTGCCCAGGTACAACGCGTTGCGGACCGCGAGGGACTTTCGGTCACCACCATTGCTGGTTCGTGGTGGACCGCGAATATCGACCGTCTGGGATTCCGTGAAAAGTTCGATCTCGTGATAAGTTCCATGACCCCGGCAATAAAGGATGCAGAGACGCTTGAGCGGATGATCACCTGTTCGCGGGCTTCCTGCTTCTACATCGGCTCGTTTCCCGGCGGCAGGGATGCGATTCTATCAGATCTGCTTTCACGGATCGGGAAAATTCCCTCACCCCGCCGTCCTCCCATGGGCTTCCTCTTCCCGTTCATGTACCTGTACCTCAAAGGCTATCGCCCGGAGGTTACTTTTTCCCGCCGCAGGTGGAACGAAACGCTTGACACAAAAAAGGCTGCCGCCCATGCGATCGATATCATCAGCCACGATCAGACCGTTACCCCGGCAATGAATCGGGCGATCCAGCGGTACTACAAAGAGACGGCAGTTGACGGGAAATGCATCTTTAAAAACGAGATGTTCCTGGGCATGATGGTCTGGAAGGTCCGGCCATAA
- a CDS encoding P-II family nitrogen regulator, with translation MKLVIALIRPERFGAVKKALEDKGYIGMTTAEAKGRGAQKGIALVYRGGRLTIDILVKVRIEIVSHDRDVEDLVSTIRESAWTGANGDGRIFVLPVEQAIRIRTGEMEG, from the coding sequence ATGAAACTGGTCATTGCCCTGATCCGGCCGGAACGGTTTGGCGCCGTAAAAAAAGCGCTCGAAGACAAAGGCTACATCGGCATGACCACCGCGGAGGCAAAAGGACGGGGAGCACAGAAAGGGATCGCCCTTGTGTACCGGGGCGGGAGGCTTACTATCGATATCCTTGTCAAGGTCAGGATCGAGATCGTGTCCCATGACCGGGACGTTGAAGATCTCGTTTCGACCATCAGGGAGAGCGCCTGGACCGGGGCGAATGGGGACGGGAGGATTTTTGTCCTGCCGGTTGAGCAGGCGATCCGGATCCGGACCGGGGAGATGGAAGGATAA